From the Mahella australiensis 50-1 BON genome, the window GGACAGAGCTTTATACCAATTATAAGGTGCCGGTACAGGCTGATTTCTTTAATCGGATGAGGACCGGCGAAATACCGATAGGAGTAGGCGGGTATAACCAATATGTATTATTGTCTACTGCTGCGCCTGAACTATTCGGCAGATGGGGCATAGCGCCTATGCTCGGGCATCAAAAAGGGGATGGTACCGTTAATAGGACGGCCGGCGGCATGCCTCAGGCTGCCATTATTCTTAAACAATCTGAGTATCCTAAAGAGGCATGGGAGTTCTTAAAGTGGTGGACCAGCGATGATGTCCAAATGCGCTTCGGAAGAGAGTTGGAAGCATTATTGGGGGTGGAAGCGCGATGGAACACGGCCAATACCGCAGCTTTCAAAGGACTGCCATGGCCTAAAGAAGATATACAGGTCATAACACAACAATGGAATTGGTATAAAGAACAGCCGGTAGTATTAGGCGGATACTTCACATCCAGGCATATAAACAACGCGTGGAATCGTGTGGTTTTAGGCGAGATGGATGTACGCGATTCACTGGAACAAGCCATTAAAGATATAAATAAGGAGCTTAATGCAAAGCAAGAGGAATTTGGAGTAAAAACCACTCAACGAACATTACAAACACCTTCAAAACAAGAACAGGAGGTCTTATCATATGGCCGTTAGAGCGAATATCCCGGAACAAAATAGCCGAAGAGGCTTTTTACCTAAACTATCTGATAGAATAAGTGAATTTTGGGCTAAATACGGAATAGGATATCTCTTTTTAGCGCCGTTTATCATACTTTTCACCATATTTATCATTGTACCAGTATTTACGGCTTTTGGGTTGAGTTTTACCTATTATAATATGATACAACCGGCTAAGTGGACGGGGCTTACTAACTATCGAGTATTATTCATGGATGACGATGTCTTTTTAATAGGACTAAAGAATACGTTGATTTTTGCGCTCATAACCGGGCCTATGGGCTATATAATGTCATTTATGGCAGCTTGGGTTATCGATCAGCTGAAATTCCGCAATGCTTTTGCTTTGGCATTTTATGCACCTTCTATCACGAGCGGCATAGCCATGTCGGTGGTATGGATGTATTTTTTCTCTGGGGATCGATATGGACTGGTAAATAACCTGCTAACCAATATCGGATTAATTTCCGAACCGATACTTTGGAATATAGATCCTAAAACCATATTACCGGTCATTATCATAGTATCGGTTTGGATGAGCATGGGGACCGGATTTTTGGTGTTCTTAGCGGGATTTCAGAACATACCGAAAGAAATGTATGAAGCGGGTGCTATAGACGGCGTCAAAAATAAATTTCAAGAGCTTTGGTTTATAACCGTACCATTGATGAAACCCCAACTATTGTTCGGGGCGGTAAATTCAATAGTAGGATCCTTTGGGGTATTTGATGTAGCCGTTTCTATAGCTGGTATGCCCAGTCCGAACTATGCCGGACATACCATTGTGGCACATTTGTATGATTACGCTTTTATAAGATTTGAAATGGGTTATGCTTCAGCGGTAGCAGTAATACTGTTTGCTATGACATTTATATTGGGTCGATTGGCGATGAAGATATTCTCATCGAAAGATATATAGTTTGGAGGTAATGTTATGGTTGTTACTGGGAACACTATTAAAGCAAGGCATCATATAAAGTTCAGCTTTGGCTGGTTAGTCGTGTATATTTTCATGATTGCGTTGGTGGCTTTTACTGCTTTACCTATAATATATATGATTGCTACAGCTTTTAAACCATTGGATGAATTGTTCATCTATCCGCCGCGCTTTTTTGTTCGTCGGCCGACATTTCAAAATTTTTCGGATTTATTGACAGCCATGGATAGTTCAGTAGTGCCTTTTACTCGATATATATACAACAGCACTATAACAACAGCGGCTATAGTGGCCGGCACTGTCATTATATCCAGCATGGGTGCGTTTGCGCTGGTAAAATATAAATTACCGTTGGCTGATTGGATATTCAATATAGTTATCGCTGCTTTAATGTTTTCGCCGCAAGTAACACAAATCCCAACTTATATGGTTATAAGCGGGCTGAATATGGTTAACACATACTGGGCGCTTATAATACCCAAACTAGCAGTGGCTTATAATTTCTTCCTTATGAAACAATTTATGGAGCAAATACCGGACACCCTACTGGAAGCGGCTCGCATAGATGGCGCCACAGAATGGACTATATTTTGGAGAATAGTTATGCCTATGGCGCGCCCGGCGTGGGCTACCCTGGTAGTTTTCTCCTTTGTATCCAATTGGAACGATTATTTTACCCCACTGATTTTTATAACCAGTCAAGCAATGAAAACATTACCGTTAGCGCTGCAAACCATAGCCGGCGGACCGGGTGTCGTAGCGCGTTCGGGGGCTATGGCAGCGGCGACCTTTTTAACCACCGTACCGACGATAGTACTTTTTGTGTTCATGCAGTCCAAGGTTATGCAAACCATGGCTTATTCGGGTATAAAGGCATGAAGGGGGCGACGATCATGCGAAAACTATGGGCGATATTAGCGATGACTATGGTGCTTGTATTCGTTTGGCCGTTTAATGCAAAAGCCGGCGATGACACGGATTATGTATTGGGCAATGATATGAGGCGCATACCGATACCTGTAACCTATAGCGTTAGCAAAGTTATAATAAACCTGGGCGATAAGGTAGGACCGCTTAATCAAGCAGAAGACCTTTTCATAGACGAGCGTGGGCTACTGTATGTAGTAGATACAGGTAACGCTCGCATTATAAAATTAGATAAAAAGGGGGCCGTGCTAGGTGTTTACGGAGGTCCTAAAGATAAGCCGTTCAACACTCCTAAGGGAGTATTCGTAGACTGGAGCGGTGATATGTATGTGGCGGATACCGGTAACGGACGTATAGTACATCTTTCGCAGGATGGTGAATTTGTAGAAGAATTCACTAAACCCGAATCATCGCTAATAGATCCCAATTATCCATTTAAGCCTGCAAAAATAGCTATAGACGCTACTGGTTATATCTATATCTTAAATGAAAGCGACTATCATGGCTTTATAACTATCGATGCATATAACCGCTTTCGCGGATATGTAGCACCTACGCGTTTACCATTTAGTTTAACACAAACCTTAGTCCGTTTTTTTGCCACGCCGGAGCAGAAAGAACAACTAGCGAAACAATTACCTCCATCCCATTCTAATTTCGTGATACATGATGATGGTATGATATATGCGACAACATCATATGTAAATAACGATCAGATAAAAAAATTAAATTCAATAGGCAAGAATATATATAAACACGATATATCCTTTGGAGAACATCTCGATGATGCGGGCAACCCCATAGTACCCAACTTTGTAGATATAGCAGTTGACAAAAATGGCATAATAAACGCGTTAGAAGCAGAATCCAGAAAGATATATCAGTATGATCGCGACGGCAATTTGCTGACGGTGTTTGGGGGCTTGGGAAGTTGGAAGGGGAGGCTGGACTCGCCGTCCAGTTTAGTTGTAGATGACGATGGTAATATATATGTTTTGGATAAAGCCCTAAATAACATACAAGTTTTTGAGCCTACAGCGTTTATGAAATATATTCACCAAGCCTTAGCGCTTTATTACGACGGCAGATATCAAGAAGCCGTAACACCGTGGCAAGAGGTATTAAAGATCGATGCCAATTATGAATTGGCTCATAGAGGCATAGCGAAGGCGTTTATGAAACAAGAACGTTGGCGAGAGGCTATGGCCGAATACAGGGCCGGCGATGATCAAGAAGGATACTCTAGGGCCTTTTCAGAATACCGACACCAACTATACCGACAGTATTTTGGATTGGTAGTGCTGGCCATTATCGCAATAACAGTATTGATATACTGGGCGATAAGGCATCTGAAGGCCCTATCTGACACGACCTTATATGAGATTATAACGTGGCAAGGGGGATCGAAGCGATGGATATAATTAAAACTTCATTATTGGTCGTATTTCATCCTACGGACGGTTTTGAATGTATTAAAGCTCAAAGAGAGAGATTCAATTATTTGCCGGCGATCATACTATTATTCATGGTAATAGCTGAACGCGTTGCGTATATATATTTGACGCACTATCCTTTGGCTACCTTGCTGCCCAGAGACGCTAACATATGGTTGGAAATTATGAGGATGATGTTGCCGATACTCACATGGGTGGTTGCCGATTATGCAGTTACTACCATAATGGATGGCGAGACGCTTATACGCGAGACCTTAATGGCCACTGCCTATGCCATGCTGCCATATATAATCCTTATAATACCATTGGCATTGATTTCGCATTTAATGGGGCAAGGGGAATTGGGATTATATAATGCATTGCAGAATATCATGTGGGCATGGGTGTTTATACTGTTTTTTATCAGTGTTCAGACATTAAACGAATATAATTTTTGGAGAACGCTAGGAATATGCATATTAAGTATAATAGCCATGTTACTCATATGGGCTATAGCCATGTTGTTCTTTGCGTTGAGCAGCCAATTATACCATTTTATAGAAGAGGTAATACTGGAAATAAGGATGTTGTATTTAAAGTAAAGGAGGTTGAATTATGAGAAGGATATTGGCGTTGTTCATTATATGTGCATTGGCATTATTACTGCCCACTCGCAATATAAAGGCCGAACCTGATATACCTGATGGTTACAGAAAGATAGCCGAATCATCAGAGCTGCTTCTATATTATAATGACAAACCACCTTCAATCATAGTGGAAGACAAACGCAATCATTTTATGTGGAGCTCCGCATTCACCGATGAAGGAAACGAGATGAAAGATACCAGTGACCTATGGCTGACTTCATTCCGTGCGCTCTTCAATCTAAGTTATACCAATGTAAAAGAGGACACCGACCAGATAATGTTGACCAATTCAGTTATGGAAGAAGCGAATATCACTACTAAAGACCTAGAAAAAGGTATAAGCATAATTTATAACTTCAGCAAGCTTGGCATTACCGTACAGTTGGACATATCGCTAGATGGCGATTCACTGGCTGTCCGTGTACCAATAGAAAGTATCGAAGAAAATAAGAATTTTGGTGTAGTCAGCATAGAAATATTGCCATTTTTTGGAGCGGCTACCGATAGAGAGGATGGTTATGCCTTTTATCCTGACGGAAGCGGTGCATTAACGTACTTTAAATCAGATCACCCTGAATATACAGAAAACTATAGAGGATATGTTTATGGACTAGATACAGTAGATCTGGATGCCTATAAAGCTATGGAAAGTGATGGCAGAGAGCAAGCTATGATGCCGGTATTTGGCATGAAAAGAGGAGGAAATGCCTTTATAGGAGTAATTAACGAAGGCGAATACGATAGTATCATTAATTTTTCTCCAAGCGGATATCGTATAAACATAAACAGAATATCAGCGGAATTTGTTTACCGACGTCTGTATCGCGCTACTCGTGCTAATACTGTTTTGGTAGATAGGGTAGAAAAAGGAATGTTGCACTTGGACCATGCTGTAAGATATACCTTTCTGGCCGGTCGGAATGCCGACTATAGCGGTATGGCTAATGCTTACCGGCAATACCTGTTAGGTAAAGGAAATATAAAGAAGGTTATAGAGAACGGAGACAAAATCCCATTAGGGCTGGATTTACTTACCGGCATAAAAGAAGATCGACTTTTGTTTGATAAGTTTATACCTATGACCACGTTTGACCAGGCCAAGCAGATTATAGAGGAATTCTATAATCGAGGAGTAAATGATATACAAGTAAACCTCATGGGCTGGACCAAAGAAGGATTTAAAACATATCCGGTTCATCTACCGCCAAATAATGCATTGGGCGGCTGGAATGGATTAAAGCGTTTGGCGGATTATACTTCTAAAAATAGCATAGTATTATTTTTACAGGATAACTTCGTGGATGCCCTAAGTGAGAATGGCGGATTTTCGATACAAAACGACGTGGCTAGACAGCGAAACGGCTTAGTGGTAACCAATGCTTTTAATAACGCATTTTTATTTAATCCGGTCAAAACTTGGGAGCTATTTATCAACAATTTCTTGCCGAACTTGAACGGGTATGGCATAAACGGCTTAAACTTTGAGAAATTGGGTTTAATGATATACTTCGATTACCATAGGGAATATCCGCTTACGCGTGGTCAGACGGCCGATTACTGGAATAAGTTCATCAGCGAGTCCAGCAAACAATTCGGCTCAGCCGCCGTACACGGCGGTAATGCCTATATATTAAAACAAACCGATCGTATCTTTGACATACCGGCCAACGATTCAGGTTACTTCTTTAGTGATACGGCAGTGCCATTTTATCAAATGGTAGTCCATGGTCTTATACCCTATTCGTCCAGCCCGGGCAATTTATTTTATGATCCCCAGCGTCAAAAGTTAAAATGGATAGAATATGGCTATATGCCCTATTACCAACTGACCTATCAAGACTCAAAGTTATTGAAATACACTGACTACAATCAGCTATTTACATCATATTATGGCGATTGGATTGAAACCGCTGCTAGCGCATATAAAGAGTTCAACGATAAACTGGGCACTACCTGGTCTATGTTTATAACCGATCATGAAAAGATAACAGAGGATATATATAAAACCACTTATCAAAATGGCACTGCAGTATACGTCAATTATGGAGGACAATCCGCACAAGCCGATGGGCATACTATAGAAGCATTGAGCTATATAGTGGTAGATGAAAGGGGAAATGTAAAATGAGGCATAAACGCAAACTCACTTTGGAGCAAAAACGCTCTATGGAAGGCTATGTTTTTATAACCCCGTGGATAATAGGTTTTGCGACTTTTATAGCCTATCCTTTTTTCGAATCTCTATGGCTTAGCTTTCATAAGGTTACAGAAGTGGCCAATCTTGAATCGGAATGGACGGGCTGGGCGAATTATATAAATGCCTTTATAGTTGACATTAACTTTTTACCTAATTTCATAATGACGGTAAACAATACATTGATAAACACCCCTTTAATCATTGTATTTGCGTTGTTTATAGCTATATTGCTTAACCGCGATATAAAGCTTAAGGCATTCTTTCGAGCAGCTTTTTTCCTGCCAGTTTTACTCGGCACGGGTTTCATACTTCAACAGCTTCTGGGGCAGGGCGTAAATCAACAGGCTCTAACCAGAGGCATAGCAATACCCGAAGAGTTTTTCGTATATCTAGGACCTACTGTAGCCTCTTACGTACAGGGATTCTTTGACCGGCTTACTCTTATATTATGGAAATCAGGGGTGCAAATCATATTATTTTTAGCAGGACTCCAGGGGATATCAGCATCTCTGTACGAGTCAGCCAGATGTGATGGAGCCAGCGAATGGGAGATGT encodes:
- a CDS encoding carbohydrate ABC transporter permease translates to MAVRANIPEQNSRRGFLPKLSDRISEFWAKYGIGYLFLAPFIILFTIFIIVPVFTAFGLSFTYYNMIQPAKWTGLTNYRVLFMDDDVFLIGLKNTLIFALITGPMGYIMSFMAAWVIDQLKFRNAFALAFYAPSITSGIAMSVVWMYFFSGDRYGLVNNLLTNIGLISEPILWNIDPKTILPVIIIVSVWMSMGTGFLVFLAGFQNIPKEMYEAGAIDGVKNKFQELWFITVPLMKPQLLFGAVNSIVGSFGVFDVAVSIAGMPSPNYAGHTIVAHLYDYAFIRFEMGYASAVAVILFAMTFILGRLAMKIFSSKDI
- a CDS encoding carbohydrate ABC transporter permease, whose translation is MVVTGNTIKARHHIKFSFGWLVVYIFMIALVAFTALPIIYMIATAFKPLDELFIYPPRFFVRRPTFQNFSDLLTAMDSSVVPFTRYIYNSTITTAAIVAGTVIISSMGAFALVKYKLPLADWIFNIVIAALMFSPQVTQIPTYMVISGLNMVNTYWALIIPKLAVAYNFFLMKQFMEQIPDTLLEAARIDGATEWTIFWRIVMPMARPAWATLVVFSFVSNWNDYFTPLIFITSQAMKTLPLALQTIAGGPGVVARSGAMAAATFLTTVPTIVLFVFMQSKVMQTMAYSGIKA
- a CDS encoding NHL repeat-containing protein, which codes for MRKLWAILAMTMVLVFVWPFNAKAGDDTDYVLGNDMRRIPIPVTYSVSKVIINLGDKVGPLNQAEDLFIDERGLLYVVDTGNARIIKLDKKGAVLGVYGGPKDKPFNTPKGVFVDWSGDMYVADTGNGRIVHLSQDGEFVEEFTKPESSLIDPNYPFKPAKIAIDATGYIYILNESDYHGFITIDAYNRFRGYVAPTRLPFSLTQTLVRFFATPEQKEQLAKQLPPSHSNFVIHDDGMIYATTSYVNNDQIKKLNSIGKNIYKHDISFGEHLDDAGNPIVPNFVDIAVDKNGIINALEAESRKIYQYDRDGNLLTVFGGLGSWKGRLDSPSSLVVDDDGNIYVLDKALNNIQVFEPTAFMKYIHQALALYYDGRYQEAVTPWQEVLKIDANYELAHRGIAKAFMKQERWREAMAEYRAGDDQEGYSRAFSEYRHQLYRQYFGLVVLAIIAITVLIYWAIRHLKALSDTTLYEIITWQGGSKRWI
- a CDS encoding YIP1 family protein, translating into MDIIKTSLLVVFHPTDGFECIKAQRERFNYLPAIILLFMVIAERVAYIYLTHYPLATLLPRDANIWLEIMRMMLPILTWVVADYAVTTIMDGETLIRETLMATAYAMLPYIILIIPLALISHLMGQGELGLYNALQNIMWAWVFILFFISVQTLNEYNFWRTLGICILSIIAMLLIWAIAMLFFALSSQLYHFIEEVILEIRMLYLK
- a CDS encoding DUF5696 domain-containing protein; the protein is MRRILALFIICALALLLPTRNIKAEPDIPDGYRKIAESSELLLYYNDKPPSIIVEDKRNHFMWSSAFTDEGNEMKDTSDLWLTSFRALFNLSYTNVKEDTDQIMLTNSVMEEANITTKDLEKGISIIYNFSKLGITVQLDISLDGDSLAVRVPIESIEENKNFGVVSIEILPFFGAATDREDGYAFYPDGSGALTYFKSDHPEYTENYRGYVYGLDTVDLDAYKAMESDGREQAMMPVFGMKRGGNAFIGVINEGEYDSIINFSPSGYRININRISAEFVYRRLYRATRANTVLVDRVEKGMLHLDHAVRYTFLAGRNADYSGMANAYRQYLLGKGNIKKVIENGDKIPLGLDLLTGIKEDRLLFDKFIPMTTFDQAKQIIEEFYNRGVNDIQVNLMGWTKEGFKTYPVHLPPNNALGGWNGLKRLADYTSKNSIVLFLQDNFVDALSENGGFSIQNDVARQRNGLVVTNAFNNAFLFNPVKTWELFINNFLPNLNGYGINGLNFEKLGLMIYFDYHREYPLTRGQTADYWNKFISESSKQFGSAAVHGGNAYILKQTDRIFDIPANDSGYFFSDTAVPFYQMVVHGLIPYSSSPGNLFYDPQRQKLKWIEYGYMPYYQLTYQDSKLLKYTDYNQLFTSYYGDWIETAASAYKEFNDKLGTTWSMFITDHEKITEDIYKTTYQNGTAVYVNYGGQSAQADGHTIEALSYIVVDERGNVK
- a CDS encoding carbohydrate ABC transporter permease, whose protein sequence is MRHKRKLTLEQKRSMEGYVFITPWIIGFATFIAYPFFESLWLSFHKVTEVANLESEWTGWANYINAFIVDINFLPNFIMTVNNTLINTPLIIVFALFIAILLNRDIKLKAFFRAAFFLPVLLGTGFILQQLLGQGVNQQALTRGIAIPEEFFVYLGPTVASYVQGFFDRLTLILWKSGVQIILFLAGLQGISASLYESARCDGASEWEMFWQITLPMISPVILLNIIYTLIDSFTDVSNPIVDYVINVAFRQLNFGYGAALGWIYFIFVFIVVAVIFLISKRFVYYAGDR